From Pseudoxanthomonas sp. YR558, the proteins below share one genomic window:
- a CDS encoding nuclear transport factor 2 family protein: protein MKITLHVLLFIVSFLVLGRTNAEEAAPSIRAQLTPLLDEMLAAANAHDTDRFMAMYARNNELVVTFDDQTMHGWQTVRDQQFEWWDGGNSDAVYRLRSEPEITVITPDVVSTLQSMEVASTLPDGKKGAVLVVATSIWRKLPEGWRIVVAHESLIQ, encoded by the coding sequence ATGAAGATCACGTTGCACGTTCTACTATTCATTGTTTCATTTCTAGTGCTCGGCAGAACGAACGCAGAAGAAGCGGCACCTTCAATCCGGGCTCAGCTGACACCGCTCTTAGATGAGATGCTTGCGGCTGCCAATGCGCACGACACGGACCGCTTCATGGCCATGTATGCTCGTAACAACGAACTCGTCGTAACGTTCGACGACCAGACGATGCACGGTTGGCAGACTGTGCGCGATCAGCAGTTCGAATGGTGGGACGGCGGGAACTCGGATGCAGTCTACCGTCTGCGTTCCGAACCTGAGATCACAGTGATTACCCCAGATGTCGTAAGCACACTGCAATCTATGGAGGTTGCCAGCACGTTGCCCGATGGCAAGAAAGGGGCCGTCCTTGTGGTGGCAACCTCCATCTGGCGGAAGCTCCCTGAGGGCTGGCGCATCGTCGTCGCCCACGAGTCACTAATCCAATAG
- a CDS encoding xanthine dehydrogenase family protein molybdopterin-binding subunit produces MARYLGKETTRVDGVAKVTGKAKYAAEFQIPHLTYGFIVLSTIAKGRITQIDTSAAEASAGVIKVFTHLNAGKLGEAPAADASPGWAWPLQSDQVFFNGQPIALVVAETYEQARHAARLVQVSYQAQPHETNVTTLLDRAKPAPQEAPPRGNPQAAMQTAAVKVQSEYRIPIEHHNPMEPHAAIAFWEGDQLTIFDKTQNVYGVQQHLSQGLGVPPANIRVVSPFVGGAFGASLKPNYYPSLTAMAARELKRPVKVVFTRAQMFTGHGYRPETIQKVALGAAPDGKLQAIIHEAFHNTSSFESFSDNTTGFLKQVYACPNLHAPLKIAATDLATPTWMRAPGAVSGMFALESAMDELAYALKIDPLELRLINYAEVDPESGKPFSSKALRECYRLGAEKFGWGKRNPEPRSMRDGDLLVGWGMASSVWGAMQMPASARVTYRADGTASVASATSDIGPGTYTVMTMIAAEFLGLALDKVKFELGDTDQPRAPAQGGSWTTSSVGSAVRGAALTIAGKLLSLANQDAGSPLQGASIDEVEMFENRLRLKSDAARSVDIAAIMQRAGTQELTEVYDSKPSPEREKYASLAHGAQFVEVKVDPELGTVRVSRVIEITACGKILNPLASHSQEIGGVVWGIGMALEEATEIDHRYGRIMNASLQHYHVPVNADIHAIETIFVEEDDTIVNPLGVKGMGELGMVGIPAAIANAVYHATGKRIRDLPITPDKLV; encoded by the coding sequence ATGGCTCGCTACCTGGGCAAGGAAACAACACGCGTAGACGGGGTTGCCAAGGTCACCGGCAAGGCCAAATACGCCGCCGAGTTCCAGATCCCCCACCTGACGTACGGCTTCATCGTCCTGAGCACCATCGCAAAGGGGCGGATCACCCAGATCGACACCAGTGCGGCCGAAGCCTCTGCCGGCGTGATCAAGGTGTTTACCCATCTCAATGCCGGCAAACTGGGCGAGGCGCCTGCGGCCGATGCTTCGCCCGGGTGGGCGTGGCCTCTGCAATCGGACCAGGTCTTCTTCAACGGCCAACCGATCGCCCTCGTCGTGGCGGAGACCTACGAGCAAGCGCGTCATGCCGCGCGGCTGGTACAGGTGAGCTATCAAGCGCAGCCGCATGAGACAAACGTCACCACCCTGCTGGATCGGGCCAAGCCGGCCCCACAGGAAGCGCCGCCGCGGGGCAATCCGCAGGCCGCCATGCAGACTGCTGCGGTCAAGGTCCAGTCCGAGTACCGCATTCCGATCGAGCACCACAATCCGATGGAGCCGCATGCCGCCATCGCATTCTGGGAAGGCGATCAACTGACGATCTTCGACAAGACCCAGAACGTCTACGGTGTACAGCAGCATCTGTCGCAAGGCCTCGGGGTACCTCCCGCCAACATCCGCGTGGTGTCTCCCTTCGTGGGCGGTGCCTTCGGCGCCTCGCTCAAGCCCAACTACTACCCATCGCTGACCGCGATGGCCGCGCGCGAGCTCAAGCGGCCGGTCAAAGTGGTCTTCACGCGCGCGCAGATGTTCACTGGACACGGGTACCGCCCCGAGACGATCCAGAAAGTTGCGCTGGGTGCAGCTCCTGACGGCAAGCTACAGGCCATCATCCATGAGGCCTTCCACAACACCTCATCCTTCGAGTCCTTCTCAGACAACACCACAGGCTTTCTCAAGCAGGTCTATGCCTGTCCCAACCTGCATGCGCCTCTGAAGATCGCCGCCACCGACCTGGCCACGCCCACGTGGATGCGAGCTCCCGGTGCGGTGAGCGGCATGTTCGCCCTGGAAAGCGCGATGGATGAGCTGGCCTACGCGCTGAAGATCGATCCCCTCGAACTGCGTCTGATCAATTACGCCGAGGTCGATCCGGAGAGTGGCAAGCCCTTCTCCAGCAAGGCGTTGCGCGAGTGCTACCGGCTAGGCGCTGAAAAATTCGGCTGGGGCAAGCGCAATCCCGAGCCACGCTCTATGCGCGATGGCGACCTGCTGGTGGGTTGGGGTATGGCGTCCAGCGTGTGGGGCGCCATGCAGATGCCGGCCAGTGCGCGAGTGACTTACCGGGCCGACGGCACTGCCAGCGTCGCCAGCGCGACCAGCGATATCGGGCCGGGCACCTATACGGTCATGACTATGATTGCCGCCGAATTCCTGGGCTTGGCACTAGACAAGGTGAAGTTCGAGTTGGGTGATACCGACCAACCGCGCGCGCCTGCGCAAGGCGGCTCATGGACCACGTCCAGTGTCGGCTCCGCCGTACGCGGAGCTGCATTGACGATCGCCGGGAAGCTGCTGAGCCTGGCCAACCAGGACGCCGGCTCGCCGCTGCAAGGCGCTTCGATCGATGAGGTGGAAATGTTCGAGAACCGCTTGCGCCTGAAGAGCGACGCGGCACGTTCGGTCGACATTGCCGCGATCATGCAACGGGCTGGAACGCAGGAGCTGACCGAGGTCTACGACTCCAAGCCTTCACCCGAGCGTGAGAAGTACGCATCGCTCGCCCACGGCGCCCAGTTCGTCGAGGTCAAGGTCGATCCCGAACTGGGGACGGTCCGCGTCAGCCGAGTCATCGAGATCACCGCGTGCGGCAAGATCCTCAACCCCTTGGCTTCGCATAGTCAGGAGATCGGCGGCGTCGTCTGGGGTATCGGCATGGCACTGGAAGAAGCCACCGAGATCGACCACCGCTATGGCCGCATCATGAACGCGAGTCTGCAGCACTACCACGTGCCGGTGAATGCCGACATCCACGCCATCGAGACGATCTTCGTCGAGGAAGACGACACCATCGTCAACCCGCTTGGCGTCAAAGGCATGGGAGAGCTGGGAATGGTCGGCATTCCGGCTGCTATTGCCAATGCGGTGTACCACGCCACGGGCAAACGCATTCGTGATTTGCCCATCACGCCTGACAAACTGGTCTAG
- a CDS encoding xanthine dehydrogenase family protein subunit M: MRPFEYVRAENAGAGVDAVIDVPGAKFLAGGTNLVDLMKEDVERPTRLVDISHLPLHRIERSRAGLSLGALATNTQTANHPLIRENYPLLTQAIVAGASGQLRNMATNGGNLLQRTRCNYFYDTAMPCNKREPGSGCGAREGLNKIHAILGWSEGCVATYPGDMANALYALDASVRVRGADGKERLIPIAEFHRLPGEEPHRDTVLGHGDLILAIQLPVASAEFARHSYYLKVRDRSSYAFALVAVAAALRVENGAIKDARVVLGSVAHKPWRSADAEAALKGQRLGEAVFQQAAQAALQQARPLAHNAYKIELAQRSIVRALTRAAHLA; the protein is encoded by the coding sequence ATGAGACCGTTTGAATACGTCCGTGCCGAGAACGCGGGCGCCGGGGTGGACGCTGTCATCGATGTACCCGGGGCGAAATTTCTGGCTGGCGGCACCAATCTGGTCGACCTGATGAAGGAGGACGTGGAGCGGCCCACCCGCTTGGTGGACATCTCCCACCTGCCGCTGCACAGGATCGAGCGTTCCCGAGCGGGCCTGTCGCTGGGCGCCTTGGCCACCAATACGCAGACGGCCAACCATCCGCTGATCCGGGAGAACTACCCACTGCTGACGCAAGCCATCGTCGCCGGGGCCTCCGGCCAACTTCGCAACATGGCCACCAACGGCGGCAACCTGCTCCAGCGCACGCGCTGCAACTACTTCTACGACACCGCCATGCCGTGCAACAAGCGCGAGCCGGGCAGTGGCTGTGGCGCGCGCGAGGGCCTGAACAAGATCCACGCGATCCTAGGCTGGAGCGAGGGATGCGTGGCGACCTATCCCGGCGACATGGCCAATGCGCTCTACGCCTTGGATGCGAGCGTGCGTGTCCGTGGTGCTGACGGTAAAGAACGCTTGATTCCCATTGCCGAGTTTCATCGCCTGCCAGGCGAAGAGCCGCACAGGGACACAGTGCTGGGACATGGCGATCTTATCCTCGCCATCCAGTTGCCGGTGGCTTCGGCCGAGTTTGCCCGCCATTCCTATTACCTGAAGGTCCGCGACCGCAGCTCCTACGCGTTCGCCCTGGTGGCCGTGGCTGCTGCGCTCCGGGTGGAGAACGGCGCCATCAAGGATGCACGCGTGGTATTGGGTAGCGTGGCGCATAAGCCATGGCGCAGCGCCGACGCCGAGGCGGCATTGAAGGGCCAGCGTCTGGGTGAGGCTGTGTTCCAGCAGGCCGCCCAGGCGGCGCTGCAGCAGGCACGGCCTCTGGCCCACAACGCCTACAAGATCGAACTGGCTCAACGCTCCATCGTGCGCGCCCTGACGCGTGCGGCGCACCTGGCTTAA
- a CDS encoding cupin domain-containing protein — MNTSALGAGLLAAMLPIGSVDAVEPMGSTDAQEIKRVGSQPSQVGPADYFTGHVRIDPLWQADDHLNASGAMVTFEPGARSAWHTHPAGQRLMIVSGGGLTQQWGKAVQELHPGDVVVCPPGVKHWHGAAPATAMSHLAVTGTVEGKNVEWMEKVSDAQYNAR, encoded by the coding sequence ATGAATACTTCTGCGCTTGGAGCCGGGTTGCTGGCAGCGATGCTGCCCATCGGCTCGGTCGACGCAGTCGAGCCCATGGGGTCGACTGATGCCCAGGAGATCAAGCGTGTGGGAAGCCAGCCCTCGCAGGTTGGTCCGGCCGACTATTTCACCGGCCACGTACGGATTGACCCCCTCTGGCAGGCGGACGATCACCTGAATGCCTCGGGTGCCATGGTGACGTTCGAGCCTGGCGCGCGTTCCGCATGGCATACCCATCCCGCAGGCCAGCGCTTGATGATCGTCTCTGGCGGGGGGCTCACCCAGCAATGGGGTAAAGCTGTGCAGGAGTTGCATCCAGGTGACGTGGTCGTGTGTCCACCCGGGGTAAAGCATTGGCACGGTGCGGCGCCTGCCACGGCCATGAGCCACCTGGCCGTTACAGGCACGGTGGAGGGCAAGAACGTGGAGTGGATGGAGAAGGTCAGCGATGCCCAGTACAACGCGCGTTGA
- a CDS encoding NAD(P)-dependent alcohol dehydrogenase encodes MTVNAYGAHAGDKPLEPIEITRRSPGSHDVQIDIAYCGICHSDLHQVRAEWAGTLFPCVPGHEIVGRVSAVGAHVSGFAVGDLVGVGCLVDSCQHCEDCEHGLENYCDNTVLTYNSPSTDAPGHTLGGYSEQIVVHERYVLHVRHPEKQLAAVAPLLCAGITTYSPLRHWNAGPGKKVGIVGIGGLGHMGVKLAHAMGAHVVAFTTSDSKRQAALDLGADEVVVSRNAEEMARHANSFDLIVNTVAAPHDLDAFLLLLKRDGTMTLVGAPASPHPSPGVFNLILKRRSIAGSAIGGIPETQQMLDFCAEHGIVADIELIRADEINDAYGRMLKGDVKYRFVIDNATLSA; translated from the coding sequence ATGACCGTCAACGCCTATGGCGCCCACGCGGGCGACAAGCCGCTGGAACCCATCGAGATCACCCGCCGTTCCCCTGGGTCTCACGATGTCCAGATCGACATCGCCTACTGCGGCATCTGCCATTCCGACCTGCACCAGGTCCGCGCTGAATGGGCCGGCACCCTGTTCCCCTGCGTGCCGGGCCACGAGATCGTGGGCCGGGTGTCCGCCGTCGGTGCACACGTCTCGGGATTCGCCGTCGGCGACCTGGTCGGCGTGGGCTGCTTGGTGGACAGCTGCCAGCACTGCGAGGACTGCGAGCACGGACTGGAGAACTACTGCGACAACACGGTGCTGACCTACAACTCGCCTTCCACCGATGCGCCTGGTCACACGTTGGGTGGCTACTCCGAGCAGATCGTGGTGCACGAGCGATATGTGCTGCACGTGCGTCATCCGGAGAAACAGTTGGCCGCAGTCGCCCCGCTGCTCTGTGCAGGCATCACGACTTACTCGCCTCTGCGTCATTGGAACGCCGGACCAGGCAAGAAAGTGGGAATCGTCGGCATTGGTGGCTTGGGCCACATGGGCGTGAAGCTGGCCCATGCAATGGGTGCCCATGTCGTGGCCTTCACCACCTCCGATTCCAAACGCCAGGCCGCCCTGGATCTCGGCGCCGACGAGGTGGTGGTGTCCCGTAATGCTGAGGAAATGGCCAGGCACGCCAATAGCTTCGACCTGATCGTCAACACGGTGGCCGCACCGCACGATCTGGATGCGTTCCTGTTGCTGCTCAAGCGCGATGGGACGATGACCCTTGTCGGCGCGCCTGCCAGCCCGCACCCGTCGCCCGGCGTCTTCAATCTGATCCTGAAGCGGCGATCAATTGCGGGGTCGGCCATCGGTGGGATTCCGGAAACCCAGCAGATGCTCGATTTCTGTGCCGAGCACGGAATCGTCGCAGATATCGAGCTCATCCGAGCCGATGAAATCAACGATGCCTATGGGCGGATGCTCAAGGGCGATGTCAAGTACCGCTTCGTCATCGACAACGCCACGTTGTCCGCGTAA
- a CDS encoding carboxymuconolactone decarboxylase family protein produces MPSTTRVEAVCRLASAGFLAGVLFCTTAVCHAAPDKRNDPEMRGDQTPSDTLSDRQRAIVPIAAFAASGEMAGLGAALERGLDAGLTVSDVKEVLVQVYAYAGFPRSLNALDEFMTVLDARRQRGIEDAPGRGPGKVIPQGDALLAAGAANQTRLLAKPAEGPLFDFAPVIDEYLKTHLFGDIFERDNLDWQSREIATVSMLSMLPGAESQLQSHMRISMNVGITADQLRQLAEVLANHVGSESAYRARQALSNATRATGAH; encoded by the coding sequence ATGCCCAGTACAACGCGCGTTGAAGCGGTATGTCGCCTGGCGAGTGCAGGCTTCCTTGCGGGCGTGCTCTTCTGCACGACAGCGGTCTGCCACGCGGCACCCGACAAACGGAATGACCCGGAAATGCGCGGTGATCAGACCCCATCCGACACGCTCTCGGATCGGCAGCGCGCCATCGTCCCCATTGCGGCGTTCGCTGCATCGGGAGAGATGGCCGGGCTGGGCGCTGCCCTCGAGCGGGGCCTGGACGCGGGACTGACGGTGAGCGATGTCAAAGAGGTCCTGGTGCAGGTTTACGCCTACGCCGGCTTTCCCAGAAGCCTCAACGCACTGGACGAGTTCATGACCGTCCTGGACGCGCGCAGGCAGCGCGGCATCGAGGATGCGCCCGGACGCGGACCCGGCAAGGTGATTCCGCAAGGGGATGCACTCCTAGCGGCGGGTGCCGCAAACCAGACCAGACTGTTGGCGAAGCCTGCAGAGGGCCCGCTGTTCGACTTCGCACCGGTCATCGACGAATACCTCAAGACACACCTGTTCGGCGACATCTTCGAGCGCGACAACCTCGACTGGCAGAGCCGGGAGATCGCCACGGTCAGCATGCTGTCCATGCTGCCGGGCGCGGAATCCCAGCTGCAATCGCACATGCGCATCAGCATGAATGTGGGTATCACCGCCGACCAACTGCGGCAGCTTGCTGAAGTGCTGGCCAATCACGTGGGCAGTGAATCCGCATACCGTGCCCGGCAAGCACTGTCCAATGCAACCCGGGCAACTGGTGCTCACTGA
- a CDS encoding alpha/beta hydrolase: MRKTLLSLAMLASSFTASGQDMSNGANNFYTSDRLVAEKVAFNNQYRMKVAGNLFLPKDRKPGIRYPAIIVGHPMGAVKEQSANLYAQKLAEQGFITLAIDLPFWGESEGQPRNAVAPDLYAEAFSAAVDYLGTQTFVDRERIGVLGICGSGSFVISAAKIDPRMKAIATVSMYDMGAANRNALNHSLTLDQRKQIIAAAAQQRYAEFEGGEVAVAGGTDLELTEDTHPIQREFYDFYRTSRGEFTPAGASDQRTTKPTVTSNIKFMNFYPFNDIETISPRPMLFITGDQAHSKEFSEEAYRLAGQPKELYWVKGAGHVDLYDRTDVIPFEKLTSFFKQNLR, from the coding sequence ATGAGGAAGACATTGCTGTCACTGGCCATGCTGGCCAGCTCATTCACTGCGTCGGGGCAAGACATGTCAAACGGTGCGAACAACTTCTACACGAGTGACCGGCTGGTCGCGGAAAAGGTCGCCTTCAACAATCAATACCGGATGAAGGTCGCCGGTAACCTGTTCCTGCCCAAGGACCGGAAGCCGGGCATCCGGTATCCGGCCATCATCGTGGGTCACCCGATGGGTGCGGTGAAGGAGCAAAGCGCCAACCTGTACGCGCAGAAGTTGGCCGAGCAGGGTTTCATTACCTTGGCAATCGACTTGCCGTTCTGGGGCGAGAGCGAGGGTCAGCCACGCAACGCGGTAGCGCCAGACCTCTATGCGGAAGCTTTCAGCGCAGCCGTGGACTATCTGGGCACCCAGACGTTCGTGGACCGCGAACGGATTGGCGTGCTAGGCATTTGCGGTAGTGGCAGCTTCGTCATCAGTGCAGCCAAGATCGATCCGCGGATGAAGGCCATTGCCACCGTGAGCATGTACGACATGGGTGCCGCCAACCGCAATGCGCTCAACCATTCACTGACGCTCGATCAGCGCAAGCAGATCATCGCCGCGGCGGCGCAACAACGCTATGCCGAGTTCGAGGGCGGGGAAGTTGCGGTAGCGGGCGGCACGGACCTGGAGCTGACCGAGGATACCCATCCCATCCAGCGCGAGTTCTACGATTTCTATCGCACCTCGCGTGGCGAGTTCACCCCTGCTGGCGCCTCCGACCAGAGAACCACCAAGCCGACGGTCACCAGCAATATCAAGTTCATGAATTTCTACCCGTTCAACGACATCGAGACCATCTCGCCACGGCCCATGTTGTTCATCACCGGCGATCAGGCCCACTCGAAGGAATTCAGCGAAGAAGCCTATCGCCTGGCAGGTCAACCCAAGGAGCTCTACTGGGTGAAAGGTGCAGGGCACGTGGATCTCTACGACAGAACCGACGTGATCCCGTTCGAGAAGCTGACCTCCTTTTTCAAGCAGAACCTCCGCTAA
- a CDS encoding LysR family transcriptional regulator: protein MAKRNLNDLVAFVTVAREGSFTRAAAILGVTQSALSQAIKALEARLEIRLLTRTTRSVSPTAAGERLLKAIGHRFDEIEAELDAITALRDKPAGSVRITSGDQVLKSVLLPKLVPLMREYPDINIEFDVCYGFRDIVADRFDAGVRLGEAIDQDMIAVPITPPLRMAAVAAPTYFATRPLPKKPQDLVNHNCINIRQSTRGGVYVWEFEKKGRELNFRASGQGIFNTSPHIVEAAVMGLGIAFLPEGEFAPYLDDGRLVRVLEDWCPPFPGYHLYYPSRRQPSPAFTLVVDALRL from the coding sequence ATGGCCAAGCGCAACCTCAACGATCTTGTCGCCTTCGTGACCGTGGCCCGGGAAGGCAGCTTCACGCGTGCCGCTGCGATCCTGGGGGTCACCCAGTCGGCGCTGAGCCAGGCGATCAAGGCGCTGGAAGCCAGGCTGGAGATCCGGCTTCTGACGCGCACTACACGCAGCGTGTCTCCCACGGCCGCGGGCGAGCGCCTGCTCAAGGCCATCGGCCATCGTTTCGATGAAATCGAAGCCGAACTGGACGCCATCACGGCGCTGCGGGACAAGCCCGCCGGCTCGGTGCGGATCACCTCCGGCGATCAGGTGCTCAAGTCGGTGCTCCTGCCCAAGCTGGTTCCGCTGATGCGGGAGTATCCGGACATCAATATCGAATTCGATGTCTGCTATGGCTTTCGCGACATCGTGGCCGACAGGTTCGATGCAGGTGTTCGTCTTGGCGAGGCCATCGATCAGGACATGATCGCCGTGCCGATCACCCCACCGCTGAGGATGGCCGCCGTTGCGGCGCCCACTTACTTCGCCACTCGCCCGTTGCCCAAGAAGCCGCAGGATCTGGTGAACCACAACTGCATCAACATCCGTCAGTCCACGCGTGGCGGTGTTTACGTCTGGGAATTCGAGAAGAAGGGACGGGAGCTCAACTTCAGGGCAAGTGGTCAGGGCATCTTCAATACCTCGCCGCATATCGTGGAGGCTGCCGTGATGGGGTTGGGTATCGCCTTCCTTCCCGAGGGAGAGTTCGCGCCTTATCTGGATGATGGCAGGTTGGTGCGTGTCCTCGAAGACTGGTGCCCTCCTTTCCCCGGATACCACCTGTACTACCCCAGCCGTCGGCAGCCGTCGCCTGCCTTCACGCTTGTCGTTGATGCCCTTCGTCTCTGA
- a CDS encoding transglutaminase family protein: MRLQAGCELIVESIEDCAVVAMLRPRSGEAQWLISETYSFEPHVRPTEFVDVFGNLCQRFVVRRGRMKIRAELEVEAERDIAIAPWVPPASAAFLPDHALQYLLPSRYCPSDRAFDQAQAIVDTADSRTGQVGAIVQWIRTHIAYRYGVSDASTDALGTMEAGAGVCRDYAHVGIMLCRSLRIPARMVVGYLYGLEPMDLHAWFEAYLDGRWYTFDPTQVAPRGGRIVVAYGRDAADVAFLTNYGWLQTVDMQVWVGERTSDLPRP, encoded by the coding sequence ATGCGCCTGCAAGCGGGATGCGAGCTGATCGTCGAATCCATTGAGGACTGCGCGGTGGTCGCGATGCTGCGCCCGCGCAGCGGCGAAGCACAGTGGCTGATCAGCGAAACCTATTCCTTCGAGCCGCACGTCCGGCCGACGGAGTTCGTCGACGTGTTTGGCAACCTCTGCCAGCGTTTCGTTGTGCGGCGTGGGCGCATGAAGATCCGCGCCGAGCTCGAGGTCGAGGCCGAGCGCGACATCGCCATCGCGCCGTGGGTCCCGCCGGCATCGGCCGCGTTCTTGCCCGATCACGCACTGCAGTACCTGCTACCGAGTCGCTACTGTCCGAGCGACCGTGCGTTCGACCAGGCGCAGGCCATCGTGGATACTGCCGATTCCCGCACCGGCCAGGTCGGCGCCATCGTGCAATGGATCCGCACGCATATCGCGTACCGGTACGGCGTGAGCGACGCAAGCACGGACGCCCTCGGTACAATGGAAGCAGGTGCGGGCGTCTGCCGCGACTACGCCCATGTAGGGATCATGCTGTGCAGGAGCCTGCGCATTCCCGCACGTATGGTGGTGGGCTATCTGTACGGGCTGGAACCCATGGACCTGCATGCTTGGTTCGAGGCCTACTTGGACGGCCGCTGGTACACGTTCGACCCGACGCAAGTCGCGCCCCGTGGCGGCCGGATCGTTGTTGCTTACGGTCGCGATGCGGCCGATGTGGCTTTCCTGACCAACTACGGTTGGCTGCAGACGGTGGACATGCAGGTATGGGTAGGTGAGCGGACCAGCGACCTGCCGCGGCCGTAA